DNA from Rhizobacter sp. J219:
CCCCCCGAATAGAGGCCCGAGCCGCATGCGATAAATCACGCATCGCCGCAGTGCGCCGGAGGTGCTTCCCGCACCACCTTGCACCGCTTTCGAACTACTTGTATTCGATCAACCGGGCCGTCTGGCCCGACAGTCGCAGGCGCAGGAACTTGAGTTGCCCCGCCACTTCGGCGAACTTGCCGAGCACCATGAAAAAGGCGCGTGCGGCACGGCCACGCGTCGAGCCGGCCGATGCGACATAGACGCGCAGCATCTGCACCGGGTAGAGCAGCAGCAACGCCAGCAGCCACGGGCTCACCACGATCGCCCCCAGCACGGCCACGAGCGGGATCACGAGGCCCCAGATCCAGGTGCGGCGCGACTCGACCACACGGTGCCGCTCGGGCGGCTTGCCATGCATGTGCGCACCTTCGGCGAAGGTGTAGCCGGCGCGCATGGAGCGCTTCCACCACTGGCTGAAATGAAACATTGCCGCATCGTGCAAGGTCATCTCGGCGGCCAGGCGCCAGACCTTCCAGCCCTTGGCGCGCATGCGCACGCACAACTCGGGCTCTTCGCCGGCGATCAGCTTGGGGTTGTAGCCGTCGACTGCCACGAGCGCGGCGGCGCGGATCATCACGTCGCCACCACAAGCCTTGGTCTGACCGGCGGCGGCGGAGCCCCATTCCTGGTCGCACAGCAAGTTGTAGATGGAGCGCTCGGGGTAACGCTCGCGGCGGCGGCCGCAGACGGCGGCCACGTCGGTGTGGCTCTTCAGGAACTCTTGCGCCGTCGAGAGCCAGGCCGGATCGACCGCGCAATCGCCGTCGACGAATTGGACGAACTCGATGTGCGGCGCCAGTTCGAGCACATGGCGCCAGCCGGCGTTGCGCGCGAGGGCGGCGGTGAAGACGACGTCCTTCGGCAACACGACCACGTGCACGCCTTTGGCCTGCGCCATCGCGACCGAGTCGTCGGTGGAGCCAGAGTCGACATAGACCACGACTTCCGCGGTGCCGACAACCGAAGTCAGGCAGGCCCGCAGGCGCTCGCCTTCGTTGCGCCCGATGGCGACAACTGCAACACCCGGAAGGCTCATGACTGCGCCTGCTCGGCAGCCGCCGGGCGTTGCAGTTTCCAGAGCGTGTCGTCGACAAGCTTCCAGCCGTCCATGCCGCCTCGGCACAGCAGCTTGAACATCCACAGCGCGTCGCCGCCCTCCACCTTCACGCGCGGCAGGCGCGCGAGAGGCGCTCCCCGACGCAGGATGCCGTGCTGGGCGATGAAGATGCTGTCGTAGCCGCACTCGGAGAGCACGCGCGCCGTGGTCTCGCTCTCGTCGGTGCGCATGCCGAAGGGGTAGGCGAACGATCGCACCGGCACGCCGACGTGCTGCTCCAGCAGCGCCTTCGAGCGGCTGCCTTCTTCGCGGATCTCGTCGGTCGTGAGCTTGGCGATCGAGCGGTGCATGTGCGCATGCGAGCCGATCGTGAGGCCTGCCTTCGACAGTTTGGCCACCTCGTCCCAAGTGAGGTAAGGCTCGCCCGAGATGCTGGTCGTGCCGACGAAGCTGGTCGTCACGTAGGCCACCGCCGGAATGGCGTGACGCTGCAGGATGGGCGTGGCGATGTTCAGCCAGCTGCTGAATCCATCGTCCATGGTGACCAGCACCGAGCCATTGGGCAGATCGATCTCGCCGCGCGCGAAACGCTCCACCTGCTCCAGCGACACCGCGAGCTTGTGCTCGGCCAGCCAGCGCATCTGCTCTTCGAAAGCTGCGGCGCTCACGCACCACGGGTCACGCACCGCATCGCCGAAGCGGTGGTAGGTGATCACGCGGATGGTCGTCGTGCCACGGCCGGCCAGGCGACGCAGCGCGAGGGAGCCACTGATGAAACTGCCCAGCACCATCGCGGTCCGGGCAGTCTTTTTGACGATCCAGCGAAGCGTGGAGATGGTCATGGATGTCGTTTGCGGTCGTGGCGCTTGTCGTGGCGGAGAAGCCAGCTGCGCACGATGCGACCGAGGAATTTCGGATTACCGATCAGGTAACGGCCCGCCTTGTGCGGCTGGCGGCTCAGCAGGTGCAGCCACTCGTAACCCAACTTGCGCACCCACTTCGGCGCCCGCACCAGGTCACCCACCCAGTAATCGAAGAGCCCCCCGGTCGCCAGGCACAGTGGCACGGTCAGCTGGTCGAGGTGATCGTGGATCCACTGCTCCTGCTTGGGGTTGCCCATGCCGACGAGCATCAGGTCGGCGCCCGAGGCGTTGATCTTCTCGATCACCTTGGCGTGGTCGTCCGGGCCGAGGTAGCCGGTGTGATAACCCGCGAGCGTCCAGCCGGGGAACATCTCCTGCGCACGCTTGGCGGCGATGGCGATGCGCTCCGGCGTATTGCCGAGCAGGAAGTAGCGCAGGCCCTGGTTGGCCCAGCGCGAGAACATCAGCGGCACGAGGTCGGTGCCGTTGACGTTGTCCTTGAGGGTCACGCCGTGCAGGATGCGCGAGGCCCAACGCACGCCGGTACCGTCGCCGAACACACGGTCGGCCGACTGCAGCACGTGGCGGTAGGCGGGGTTGTCGCAGGCATTGTTGAGCGTGTGCGCGTTGACGAAGTAGACCGAGTGCGCACGGCGCGGCTGCTCGTAGAGCATGTTCTGCAAGAGGCCGAGCGCATGCTCCATGGTCACGTCGGTCACCGGCACCCCAAGCACCGGCAGGATGCTGCTCTCGGCCGGCGGCGGTGCCGGCACGAAGACCGGCGACAGCGCACCGGGCACTGTGGCGATGTCGTTGGGGCTCATCGGGTTCATGCGATGGCAGCCGGTTGCGCGAGCGAGGCCAGCAGGGCCTTGCGGTCGACCTTGCCGTTCGCGTTGAGAGGGAATTCGGAGACGAGGCGCAGCTCGCTCGGGTGCATGTACGGCGGCAGGCGCGAGATCACACGCTGGCGGATGGCATCGGTATCGGCACTGTCCGCCCCGAGGAAGCCGACGATGCCGTCAGCACCGCTCGCATTCACCGGCCAGCCGATGGCGATGGCCACATCGACGCCGGCCTCTTGGCGCATCACCGCTTCGATCTCACCGAAGCTCCACGCGGTAGCCCTGGATCTTGATCTGGTTGTCGATGCGGCCGAAGTAGACAAGCGGCTGCCCAGGTTGCGGGCGGCGCACACGGTCGCCCGTGCGGTAGTACACCTCGCTCTGGCCCGGCGGCACGACGAAGGCAGCGGCCGTGCGGTCGGCATCCTTGTAGTAGCCAAGCGTGAGCTGCGGGCCAGTCATCAGCAGTTCGCCGGCTTCACCGACCGGCACTTCGCGCAGCTGCTCGTCGGCCACCAGCACCTTCATGCCGGGATAGGGTTCACCGATCGGCACGACACCCATCTCGGCTTGTGCGGGAGATGTCTCGTTGTTCCAGCGGTAGAGCGTGCAGGCGATCGTGAAGCTCCAGTCGGGCCGTAGAGGTTTTCGAGGATCGATTGCGGCGCGGCCTCGGCCCACTTCTGCACGATTTCGACCGGCAGCGCTTCGCCGCAGAAGAGGCTGAAGCGCAGGCCCGGGTACTTGCCCGGCTTGAGCATCTTGAGCTTGCCCATCAGCACCGCGGTCGACGGCACCGAGAACCACATGGTGATGCCGCAGTCGGTGATGTATTTCCCCGGGAACATCTTCTGGCCGTTCGTCGGCGCACAAAGGCAGGCGCCGCGCTCCCAGCAGACGAACATGTCGTGCACCGAGAGGTCGAAGGTCAGGTCGAAGGTCTGCGAGAAGCGGTCGTGCTCGGTGACGGCGTAGCGCTCGACCATCGCATCGACATACGGGACCGCGTTGCGGTGCGCCACCATCACGCCCTTGGGCTGGCCAGTGCTGCCCGAGGTGAAAAGCAGGTAGGCGATGCCGTTGGGGTCGACCGGGCCCTCGGCCCAGCCGTTGCTGTCGGCGAGGTCGGCCTTGCCGAGGAAACGATGCTGCGGCCACACGGCAGCCAGTTCGCTCACGTCGTCGTGGTCGGGCAAGAGCAGCACCAGCGGACGCTCCACGCCTTGCAGCACTTCGGCCAGTTGAGTCGCGCCATGGGCGTCGACGATCAGGCTCTGGCATTCCGAGCGGATCAGCATGCCGCGCGTGCGGTCGGTGGGGAAGCCGGGGTTGAGCGGCACATAGCCGTGGCCACGGAAGAGGCCGCCGAGCACGCCCGCATAAGCCGTGATCGATCGGTGTGCGAAGACGGCCGTCAACGCAGGCTCGCCAGCCGGCGCATGCTTCTGCAGCGTCTGCGCCAGCGAGGCCGCACGTGCACGCAGCTCGCGGTAGCTCAGCACCACCCCGTCGAGCTGCAGCGCCGGCCGATCGCCGTGCTGTGCTGCCGACTTGAGGAAGCCGCTGCGGAGGCTGCGCGCGTCGTGGGGCATCAGGCCACCTGGGTGAAGAACGCCGTGTACAGCGTGTTGATGCTGGTGAAGACCGCGGGCTCGATGTCGTCGGTGTCGATGTCTTCGCCGCGCAGGCTCTCGATGAAGAGCACGAATTCGACGATGTCGAGCGAGGACAGGATGCCCTCTTCGAGGATCTTGGTGTCGTCGCCGAAGTTCGCCTTGCCCGGGGCCTTGGAGTGCTTGACGATCCAGTCGCGCAGCTTGGCCCTGATCTCTTGTTCTTGCATGTGCTTGGGGTCTGTTGGGTGGCCCCGGCGCTCAGAGCGCAGGCTCCTCGGCCAGCAGGCCGGTCTTGATGAAGTAGTTGACGACCTTGGACGACGCGCGCTTGCGGAACTCGGCGCACACCGGGTGGCTCATCGCCATCTGGCGCAACTCGTACGAGTCGGCGAGGCCCGCATCCCGGTACATCGTCGGGTTGTAGTAGTCGCCCCAGGAGGCGCGCAGGTAGTCGCCCAGCCACTGGCGAAAGCCGGCCAGCGTCTCGGCCGACCATCCAGGCGCGAACTTGTTGAAGAGCTCCGCGAGCTGCACGCGGCCAAAGGCCAGGTGACGGGCTTCGTCGATGTGGTGGACCTTGTTGACCTCGCGCACCAGCGGATCGCAGCGCTCGTCCTTCTCGATGGCGAGATTGTAGAAATCGCCCAGTTCCTCGACGACCATCACCTTGCAGTAGAAGGCGACCTCTTCCTCGCCCTTGGCGTATTCGCGGGGCAGGATGATTTTCTTCTCGGGGTACACCTTGCCGACGTAGCGGTTGCAGAACTCGCCGAACATCACCATGTGCTTGTTTTCTTCGTCGACGAAGTGATGCAGGTATTCGTTGACGGACGTGCTGTTGCCCTTGGCGTACAGGCGGTCGACCAGGCCGGCCACCAGCGGGCGCTCGCCCTGCAGGACTAGGCTGAAGAAGTTGCCGAGCTCATACAGGCTCAGGCGCTTGCGCTGCTCCTCGGTGAGCGCGTCCCAGGCCGGTGTGCCATAGAGCGAGATCAGTTCGGGCGGCATGTACCAGGCGTTGGCGTCCAGCGCCTCGGGCCATTCGAAGAAGTTGTAGACATCCCAGAGCTTCTTGCGCGAGGCCTTGGTCAGGCGAACGGCCAGCTCAGATGCGGTTTCCATGTCAGCGTCCCTGGTAACAAAATTTGAGCCGAAAGTATCGGCACGAAGTCAAGTCAAAAGCAATCCCGCGAAGCCGGGACGCTACAGGGCCATCGGCCCGTGGCCGTCCATATTTGTCAGGTGCAGGCCTTTTGACACTTCTGTGAAGGGTTCCAGCGCTTCCTGAAGCTGGGGCGACATCGCAAACAACCGTTTGTCGGGCAGCACGGCATAGCCGTTTTGCGCAAAGCCCTTGGCCCAATCAGGGTGAGCCTGGTTGGAGACGACGATGTCCACACCCTTTGTCACCAAATGCCGGGTCGCGGCATGCACCACCTCACCGGCCTGGGACGGCAGCGCCAGCGTGTCGACGATGGAGCCCACGTGCAGGTCACCGAAACGGTGCTCACCTTTCATGTGCGTGTCCATCACCAGCGCCCAGCCGATGACCTGTCCGTCGCGCTCCACCTTGAGGCGGGTGACGGGCGGCCAGGCGCCTTCAGGGGCCAGGGCGTTCATCGAAGCGGC
Protein-coding regions in this window:
- a CDS encoding glycosyltransferase family 2 protein — its product is MSLPGVAVVAIGRNEGERLRACLTSVVGTAEVVVYVDSGSTDDSVAMAQAKGVHVVVLPKDVVFTAALARNAGWRHVLELAPHIEFVQFVDGDCAVDPAWLSTAQEFLKSHTDVAAVCGRRRERYPERSIYNLLCDQEWGSAAAGQTKACGGDVMIRAAALVAVDGYNPKLIAGEEPELCVRMRAKGWKVWRLAAEMTLHDAAMFHFSQWWKRSMRAGYTFAEGAHMHGKPPERHRVVESRRTWIWGLVIPLVAVLGAIVVSPWLLALLLLYPVQMLRVYVASAGSTRGRAARAFFMVLGKFAEVAGQLKFLRLRLSGQTARLIEYK
- a CDS encoding polysaccharide deacetylase family protein; protein product: MTISTLRWIVKKTARTAMVLGSFISGSLALRRLAGRGTTTIRVITYHRFGDAVRDPWCVSAAAFEEQMRWLAEHKLAVSLEQVERFARGEIDLPNGSVLVTMDDGFSSWLNIATPILQRHAIPAVAYVTTSFVGTTSISGEPYLTWDEVAKLSKAGLTIGSHAHMHRSIAKLTTDEIREEGSRSKALLEQHVGVPVRSFAYPFGMRTDESETTARVLSECGYDSIFIAQHGILRRGAPLARLPRVKVEGGDALWMFKLLCRGGMDGWKLVDDTLWKLQRPAAAEQAQS
- a CDS encoding WecB/TagA/CpsF family glycosyltransferase, which gives rise to MNPMSPNDIATVPGALSPVFVPAPPPAESSILPVLGVPVTDVTMEHALGLLQNMLYEQPRRAHSVYFVNAHTLNNACDNPAYRHVLQSADRVFGDGTGVRWASRILHGVTLKDNVNGTDLVPLMFSRWANQGLRYFLLGNTPERIAIAAKRAQEMFPGWTLAGYHTGYLGPDDHAKVIEKINASGADLMLVGMGNPKQEQWIHDHLDQLTVPLCLATGGLFDYWVGDLVRAPKWVRKLGYEWLHLLSRQPHKAGRYLIGNPKFLGRIVRSWLLRHDKRHDRKRHP
- a CDS encoding AMP-binding protein, with amino-acid sequence MPIGEPYPGMKVLVADEQLREVPVGEAGELLMTGPQLTLGYYKDADRTAAAFVVPPGQSEVYYRTGDRVRRPQPGQPLVYFGRIDNQIKIQGYRVELR
- a CDS encoding AMP-binding protein; the encoded protein is MPHDARSLRSGFLKSAAQHGDRPALQLDGVVLSYRELRARAASLAQTLQKHAPAGEPALTAVFAHRSITAYAGVLGGLFRGHGYVPLNPGFPTDRTRGMLIRSECQSLIVDAHGATQLAEVLQGVERPLVLLLPDHDDVSELAAVWPQHRFLGKADLADSNGWAEGPVDPNGIAYLLFTSGSTGQPKGVMVAHRNAVPYVDAMVERYAVTEHDRFSQTFDLTFDLSVHDMFVCWERGACLCAPTNGQKMFPGKYITDCGITMWFSVPSTAVLMGKLKMLKPGKYPGLRFSLFCGEALPVEIVQKWAEAAPQSILENLYGPTGASRSPARSTAGTTRHLPHKPRWVSCRSVNPIPA
- a CDS encoding diiron oxygenase, which translates into the protein METASELAVRLTKASRKKLWDVYNFFEWPEALDANAWYMPPELISLYGTPAWDALTEEQRKRLSLYELGNFFSLVLQGERPLVAGLVDRLYAKGNSTSVNEYLHHFVDEENKHMVMFGEFCNRYVGKVYPEKKIILPREYAKGEEEVAFYCKVMVVEELGDFYNLAIEKDERCDPLVREVNKVHHIDEARHLAFGRVQLAELFNKFAPGWSAETLAGFRQWLGDYLRASWGDYYNPTMYRDAGLADSYELRQMAMSHPVCAEFRKRASSKVVNYFIKTGLLAEEPAL